AGTACCTTCTCTGCCTGTGACGAAGAACTCATTCCCTGCGTAACCGGCCTGAATGGGCACAGCGATTATCCGACTGGCGAACTGAGTGGCTTCATCCAGATCGACTCCGCAGGTTTCGAACAGTCGCCGGCGTCCATGGCAGCGTTTGGGGATATTAATAACCGCACCGCCGTCCGGCGTGCGCGGCTCGCGCTGACCGGGGATCTCGCAACGGACGTCGGCTATAAAATGGATGTCGAGTTCGCCACTTCTCCTCCTGCGGCTCGCGATGTCTACCTGGATTTCCGTGATCGTCCCTACGCCGATCGCCTGATCGTCGGGACCACGAAAGTTCCCTTCCAGATGGAAGCCCTCACCAGTTCCAAAAACTTCACCTTCGCCGAACGGGCTCCCTTTTTTACCTTCTCCCCCTTTCGGCAGGTCGGCATCTGGGCAGATGGCACACTCGAAGAAGAACGGGGTACCTGGTCACTCGCCGGCTTCCTCGTCGGCAGGGGAGGCTTCGATCTGAATCACAACGCCGACGGCCTGGGCTTCGCTGCTCGCACCACGTATCTGCACTGGTACGAAGACGACGGCCGCGATCTGCTGCACACCGGTTTGAATTACAGCGTCCTGCAGCCATATGATAAGATGGTTCGCTACGATTCCAAGTTGAGCTTCTTCACCAACCAGGAACCGGGCATCAATTCATCAGGTCCCCCACAACTTGTTGACACGGGTAATGTCCCTGCGGAGAGCGTCAACCTGTTTAACTTCGAACTGGCGGGCTCACGTGGCCAGTTGA
The sequence above is a segment of the Gimesia algae genome. Coding sequences within it:
- a CDS encoding OprO/OprP family phosphate-selective porin, translating into MERQQDQSRNVFRHPGRFRRWLSLLGCCLALSVNPLFAQESRADALPPPLTDSLPTETTLVSTFSACDEELIPCVTGLNGHSDYPTGELSGFIQIDSAGFEQSPASMAAFGDINNRTAVRRARLALTGDLATDVGYKMDVEFATSPPAARDVYLDFRDRPYADRLIVGTTKVPFQMEALTSSKNFTFAERAPFFTFSPFRQVGIWADGTLEEERGTWSLAGFLVGRGGFDLNHNADGLGFAARTTYLHWYEDDGRDLLHTGLNYSVLQPYDKMVRYDSKLSFFTNQEPGINSSGPPQLVDTGNVPAESVNLFNFELAGSRGQLNYQAELTYALVNQIGGPPLVFYGGYAQAGWFFTGESKPYNRKAGVFDSVKPLHSFFDGGWGAWELAARGTFLNLNDKNVTGGRMNSAELVLNWYLSDQLSVKFDYVHGFINNATTDDLPIDVIGGRLQYIY